The Xylanivirga thermophila genome has a segment encoding these proteins:
- a CDS encoding MATE family efflux transporter: MKKFVRNKEFFLTIITLLIPITLQNLISSSLNMVDNLMIGKLGEDAIAAVGLVNQYFFIFMLCLSGINAGAGIFMSQFWGKKDVSNIRKMLGLDAIISILTALVFSFIAFMFPQSIMRVFTKEAVVIDLGTEYLKIIAITFIFTSMTQALSTTLRCIGMARPPMFASLVGVLINAFLNWVFIFGHFGFDAMGVAGAAIATSIARFIEMVYVVIYAYKADDIIAGKLKEIMSFNSEFIKMYFKTSSSVIINELIWSLGITTYSIIYAKIGINAVASMQIATTINNMFMVLSIGLATAASIIIGNKIGANEEDTALEYATKLGILAPVVGAVAGTALWIASPWVLKNFSISDETLNLTLIVLRIMAVFAPLRFFNVLMIVGVFRGGGDTTYSMLIQLGTVWCFAIPAGFIAAVYFKLPLDKVFFIICLEEVVKVFFEAKRLQSKKWIRNVVEEVDCLYNS, translated from the coding sequence ATGAAAAAATTTGTTAGAAATAAGGAATTCTTTTTAACAATTATTACATTGCTCATCCCCATCACTTTACAAAACCTAATAAGCTCTTCCCTTAATATGGTTGATAATTTGATGATCGGTAAACTTGGAGAAGATGCTATTGCAGCAGTTGGGTTGGTAAATCAATATTTTTTTATATTTATGCTATGTTTATCAGGTATAAATGCCGGTGCAGGCATATTTATGTCTCAATTTTGGGGCAAAAAAGATGTTTCAAACATACGAAAAATGTTAGGCTTGGATGCTATTATAAGTATTTTAACTGCATTAGTGTTTTCTTTTATTGCTTTTATGTTTCCTCAATCCATAATGAGAGTTTTTACAAAGGAAGCAGTGGTAATAGATTTAGGAACGGAGTACCTTAAAATTATTGCAATAACTTTTATATTTACTAGTATGACACAGGCTCTTTCTACTACTTTAAGATGTATAGGCATGGCAAGACCTCCTATGTTTGCGAGTTTAGTTGGAGTATTGATAAACGCCTTTTTAAATTGGGTATTTATATTTGGACATTTTGGATTTGATGCTATGGGGGTGGCAGGAGCAGCTATAGCAACAAGCATAGCGAGATTTATTGAGATGGTATATGTAGTAATTTATGCTTACAAAGCAGATGACATTATTGCTGGTAAATTAAAGGAGATTATGAGTTTTAATTCTGAATTTATCAAGATGTATTTTAAAACATCTTCTTCTGTAATAATAAATGAGTTAATATGGTCTTTAGGTATTACCACATATTCAATAATATATGCAAAGATTGGTATTAATGCGGTGGCAAGTATGCAGATAGCAACAACTATAAATAATATGTTTATGGTTTTATCTATAGGACTTGCTACAGCAGCTTCTATAATAATAGGAAATAAGATAGGTGCAAACGAAGAGGACACGGCGCTTGAGTATGCAACTAAACTTGGCATATTAGCTCCAGTGGTAGGAGCGGTAGCAGGAACAGCATTATGGATTGCATCGCCTTGGGTTTTAAAAAATTTTAGTATAAGCGATGAAACTTTAAATCTTACACTTATTGTATTACGAATTATGGCTGTATTTGCGCCACTTAGATTTTTTAATGTTCTTATGATCGTAGGTGTTTTTAGGGGAGGAGGAGATACTACCTATTCAATGCTAATCCAACTCGGCACTGTATGGTGTTTTGCTATTCCGGCTGGTTTTATAGCTGCTGTATATTTTAAATTGCCACTTGATAAGGTGTTTTTTATAATTTGCTTGGAAGAAGTGGTCAAAGTATTTTTCGAAGCTAAAAGGTTACAATCAAAGAAATGGATTAGAAATGTTGTGGAAGAAGTAGATTGCCTATATAATAGCTAG
- the yfcE gene encoding phosphodiesterase — MKIFFMSDIHGSLYYTKKALEKFKEEGADYIVILGDELYHGARNPLPLEYNPKEVAKLLNSFADKIIAVRGNCDSEVDEMVIDFPIMATYSTILYNGKRLFLTHGHIYNEVNMPKLSSGDIFIYGHTHVLKAEKANDIFIINPGSITLPKENNPNTYGILEDNFFKIKDFEDNIIKKIFIE; from the coding sequence ATGAAGATATTTTTTATGTCAGATATACATGGCTCTCTTTATTATACAAAAAAGGCATTAGAGAAGTTTAAAGAAGAAGGAGCTGATTATATAGTTATATTGGGTGATGAATTATATCATGGGGCAAGGAATCCTTTGCCTTTAGAATATAACCCAAAGGAAGTTGCAAAATTGCTTAACAGTTTTGCAGATAAAATTATAGCCGTAAGGGGAAATTGTGATAGTGAGGTTGATGAAATGGTAATTGATTTTCCCATTATGGCAACATACTCTACAATCCTATATAATGGAAAACGTTTGTTCCTAACACATGGACACATATATAATGAGGTGAATATGCCAAAACTAAGTTCAGGAGATATATTCATATATGGGCATACCCATGTACTCAAAGCTGAAAAAGCAAATGATATATTTATAATCAATCCGGGATCCATTACACTTCCAAAGGAGAATAATCCAAATACATACGGTATTTTGGAAGATAACTTTTTCAAGATAAAGGATTTTGAAGATAATATAATTAAAAAGATATTTATAGAATAG
- the nhaC gene encoding Na+/H+ antiporter NhaC, with the protein MFRIKPKIMPSWWEAILLTIGVLTIIGLSIICFDSTPHIPVVISILILIFYGLAKGLSFRDLEHGMIEGASTAIGAIFLFFFIGILISSWLISGTIPTLMTIGLNLVIPHFYYAVIFVITSITGLCIGSSLTTAATIGAAFIGISSALGFSLPITAGAVVSGAFFGDKMSPLSDTTNLASSIADVDLFEHINNMKWTTFPAFCITLVIFALLSPTASQTRIGQLDMFKNALLKTGMVHWYSLIPLVILVFLSIKKVPAVITLAISSISAIALSFLHMQGQTVSALFSVLYSGYVSQTGNQAVDALLTRGGIESMMFTVSLIILALSMGGLLFVLGIIPKLLLEIESKLNSIGSIITATAVTGIMINFLTGEQYLSILLTGETYQSQFEKIGLESKNLSRVLEDAGTVVNPLVPWGVCGTFLTNVLGVSTIQYAPFAFFCILCPILTTLYGWTGWTITKKE; encoded by the coding sequence ATGTTTCGTATTAAACCAAAAATTATGCCTTCATGGTGGGAGGCTATCCTATTAACAATCGGTGTCTTGACAATAATTGGCCTATCAATTATTTGTTTTGATTCCACACCCCATATACCAGTTGTAATATCCATACTCATTTTAATCTTTTATGGTTTAGCAAAAGGATTATCATTTCGTGATTTGGAACACGGCATGATCGAAGGGGCCAGTACAGCTATCGGCGCAATATTTCTATTTTTCTTTATTGGAATTCTAATCAGCAGCTGGCTTATAAGTGGCACCATTCCGACTTTAATGACAATAGGATTAAACCTTGTCATACCACATTTTTACTATGCGGTTATATTTGTAATTACTTCCATTACAGGGCTATGCATTGGAAGCTCATTAACTACCGCTGCAACAATTGGCGCTGCTTTTATAGGTATCAGCTCCGCCCTTGGTTTTTCTTTACCCATTACGGCGGGAGCTGTAGTTTCCGGTGCCTTTTTTGGCGATAAGATGTCACCTTTATCCGACACAACCAATTTGGCATCTTCTATTGCTGATGTTGATTTGTTTGAGCATATAAATAATATGAAATGGACTACTTTCCCAGCTTTTTGTATAACTCTGGTTATCTTTGCTCTTCTATCTCCAACAGCAAGCCAAACCAGAATTGGCCAGCTCGATATGTTTAAAAATGCACTTTTAAAAACGGGAATGGTGCATTGGTATAGCTTAATTCCCCTTGTAATCCTTGTTTTTTTGTCAATAAAAAAAGTCCCTGCAGTCATTACACTGGCAATTAGCTCCATATCGGCAATTGCCTTATCCTTCTTGCATATGCAAGGTCAAACTGTAAGTGCTTTGTTTTCGGTTTTATATAGCGGATATGTTTCACAAACTGGTAATCAGGCAGTGGATGCATTGTTGACACGTGGTGGGATTGAGAGCATGATGTTTACTGTTTCTCTTATTATATTGGCATTAAGCATGGGTGGATTGTTATTTGTACTTGGCATTATCCCCAAACTTCTTTTAGAAATAGAATCCAAGTTAAACAGTATAGGTTCTATTATTACGGCAACTGCCGTTACCGGCATTATGATCAATTTCTTAACAGGGGAACAATACCTATCAATTTTGCTTACTGGAGAAACCTATCAGTCTCAATTTGAAAAAATAGGCTTAGAAAGCAAAAATCTATCTAGAGTATTAGAAGATGCTGGCACCGTCGTAAATCCCCTTGTACCTTGGGGTGTATGTGGTACCTTCTTAACCAATGTCCTTGGAGTTTCAACTATACAATATGCTCCCTTTGCATTTTTTTGTATACTATGTCCTATACTCACTACCCTATACGGATGGACAGGATGGACTATTACGAAAAAGGAATAG
- the brnQ gene encoding branched-chain amino acid transport system II carrier protein, translating to MEHLSKKNLVLISLMLFSLFFGAGNLIFPPFLGQAAGENTWTAMLGFFVTAVGFPVLGVIAVVRSGGLNKLSKRVNSVFSVIFTILIYLSIGPCLGIPRAGSLPFEMAVAPFLPKGLISDTLALFLYTLVFFSIAYWLCLTPSKLVNRMGKVLTPILLMLITGIFVASLFKPLGGYGKATAEYATTPFVKGFLDGYLTMDTIAALNFGIVISSALVQKGVKDKKDIVSNSIKAGVIAGFLLMVIYSMIAHLGATSGGRFGQTENGAQTLTNVTLYIFGKQGAVLLASIFSLACLTTCVGLITSCSQYFALVFPKVKYKTFVRIITISSMVLANMGLTKILAVSVPVLDAIYPVAIVLIILSMVDPLFQGKSVVYRSTIGFTGVVSILSVLSDIGLKIGVVEGLLNKLPLYTQGLGWILPAILGFILGIFLKLIKGDMEKQAARVGDIQ from the coding sequence TTGGAGCATCTATCCAAGAAGAATTTAGTACTTATAAGTTTAATGTTATTTTCATTATTTTTTGGAGCAGGAAATTTAATATTTCCGCCATTTCTAGGTCAAGCAGCGGGGGAAAATACTTGGACAGCCATGCTAGGTTTTTTCGTTACGGCAGTGGGATTTCCTGTGCTTGGGGTAATAGCTGTAGTAAGATCAGGTGGGCTCAATAAATTATCAAAAAGAGTGAACAGTGTTTTTTCAGTGATATTTACTATTTTAATATATCTCTCAATAGGTCCTTGTTTAGGGATACCAAGGGCAGGAAGTTTGCCATTTGAAATGGCAGTAGCACCTTTTTTACCAAAAGGACTTATATCAGATACACTGGCATTGTTTCTATATACGCTTGTATTTTTTTCTATAGCATACTGGTTATGTTTAACACCGTCAAAATTGGTAAACCGTATGGGCAAGGTTCTAACACCTATACTATTGATGTTGATAACAGGTATTTTTGTAGCAAGCTTGTTTAAGCCATTAGGTGGATATGGAAAAGCAACGGCAGAATATGCAACAACACCTTTTGTTAAAGGATTTTTAGATGGATATTTAACAATGGATACAATAGCGGCCTTAAATTTTGGTATAGTAATATCTTCAGCGTTAGTGCAAAAAGGGGTTAAAGACAAAAAAGATATAGTCTCAAACTCTATAAAGGCGGGAGTAATAGCAGGATTTTTATTAATGGTTATTTATTCTATGATTGCACATTTAGGAGCAACAAGTGGCGGGAGATTTGGGCAGACAGAAAATGGTGCACAAACCCTAACCAATGTAACATTATATATATTTGGAAAGCAAGGGGCAGTATTATTAGCATCAATATTTAGTCTTGCATGCTTGACAACTTGCGTTGGTCTTATAACTTCTTGTAGTCAATATTTTGCACTCGTATTTCCAAAAGTTAAATATAAGACTTTTGTAAGGATAATTACTATTTCAAGCATGGTTCTTGCTAACATGGGACTAACAAAAATACTAGCAGTATCTGTACCAGTATTAGATGCAATCTATCCGGTAGCTATAGTGCTTATAATACTTTCTATGGTAGATCCGCTTTTCCAAGGAAAATCTGTTGTATATAGATCTACAATAGGATTTACTGGTGTTGTAAGTATATTATCTGTATTGAGTGATATAGGATTAAAAATAGGGGTTGTAGAAGGACTGTTGAACAAATTGCCATTGTATACGCAAGGATTAGGCTGGATTTTACCTGCTATATTAGGTTTTATATTAGGAATTTTTTTAAAACTTATAAAAGGCGATATGGAAAAGCAGGCAGCACGCGTTGGAGATATTCAATAG
- the ymfI gene encoding elongation factor P 5-aminopentanone reductase has translation MNRTVLVTGGAKGIGYAISKLFSQNNYNVIINYLNSEKEALSLQSLLDKDGYTTMVYKADVRIREQVEEMIDKGISKFGSIDVVVNNAGISQQKLFTEIDENEWDNMINVHVKGMYNCCQCVLPYMIGRKQGKIINISSIWGITGGSCEVHYSTAKAAMIGFTKSLAKELGPSNIQVNCVAPGIIDTEMNGFLNDDEREVLIDDTPLLRFGKPEEIAYTVLYLASRQADFITGQVISPNGGYVI, from the coding sequence ATGAATAGGACTGTATTGGTCACTGGAGGAGCAAAAGGAATTGGTTATGCCATATCAAAATTATTTTCTCAAAATAATTACAATGTAATAATAAATTACCTAAATTCTGAAAAAGAAGCATTATCTTTACAATCTCTCCTTGATAAAGATGGATATACTACTATGGTATATAAAGCAGATGTGAGGATAAGGGAACAGGTTGAAGAAATGATAGACAAGGGTATTTCCAAATTTGGTTCAATTGATGTTGTTGTAAACAATGCTGGTATTTCACAACAAAAACTATTTACAGAAATAGATGAAAATGAATGGGATAATATGATAAATGTACATGTTAAAGGAATGTATAATTGCTGCCAGTGTGTCTTGCCGTACATGATAGGAAGAAAGCAAGGTAAAATAATCAATATATCCTCTATATGGGGGATAACGGGGGGCTCATGCGAAGTACATTATTCCACTGCAAAAGCAGCGATGATTGGTTTTACCAAATCACTGGCAAAAGAATTGGGGCCTTCAAATATTCAGGTCAATTGCGTTGCTCCTGGAATTATTGATACTGAAATGAATGGTTTTCTTAATGATGATGAACGGGAGGTATTAATAGATGATACACCGTTGTTAAGGTTTGGAAAACCAGAAGAAATAGCATATACTGTTTTATATCTTGCCTCCCGCCAAGCTGATTTTATTACCGGTCAAGTTATAAGTCCCAACGGAGGATATGTAATTTAA
- a CDS encoding threonine/serine exporter family protein, with product MILQIIYGFFATIGFGILFNVPKKYIIEAGFSGAIGWAGYLLMMHISKSTIAATFIASIFIGIMGEFFAKRTKNPVTIFIIPAIIPLVPGVASYKTIKALIDGKNKEALSLGILTAGIALAISSGLILVISFFRIRSQKQSWK from the coding sequence GTGATATTGCAAATTATATATGGATTTTTTGCAACCATAGGTTTTGGCATCTTGTTTAATGTACCTAAAAAATATATAATCGAAGCGGGTTTTTCAGGAGCTATAGGCTGGGCTGGTTATTTACTTATGATGCATATAAGTAAGTCTACTATTGCTGCAACATTTATTGCATCCATTTTTATAGGAATAATGGGAGAATTTTTTGCAAAGCGTACAAAAAATCCCGTTACTATATTTATTATTCCTGCGATTATACCATTAGTCCCCGGTGTTGCTTCTTATAAGACTATTAAGGCTCTTATTGATGGGAAAAATAAAGAAGCGTTGAGCTTGGGAATTTTAACGGCAGGTATAGCACTTGCTATTTCTTCAGGTCTTATTCTTGTTATCTCATTTTTTCGCATTAGAAGTCAGAAACAATCTTGGAAGTGA
- a CDS encoding threonine/serine exporter family protein: protein MNINKTLKLASSAGQMILENGGETYRAEDTIGRMLENKVEKVETFVTPTGIFVSVEHDGKIYTKISRVKRRDTDLNKIAIVNDLSRRFSKEEWETLDVDKYIAELHEINSMGKYNYYLRIFAAGVAATTSMMMLGGNSKDFIPTFVTAVLLQIFVLFLEKVGFPNFIVNCFGGGFVTVFGILFSQMGMGSLDMIIIGSIMTLVPGVAITNSLRDIISGDLVSGTSRGVDALIAATGIATGVGAFLKIWAMAGGLR, encoded by the coding sequence ATGAATATAAATAAAACGCTTAAACTTGCATCTTCTGCCGGACAAATGATATTAGAAAACGGTGGAGAAACCTACAGAGCCGAGGATACTATTGGAAGAATGTTGGAAAACAAGGTTGAAAAGGTAGAAACTTTTGTGACTCCAACAGGGATTTTTGTATCTGTAGAACATGATGGAAAAATATATACAAAAATAAGTCGGGTTAAAAGAAGGGATACAGACTTAAATAAAATTGCCATTGTAAATGATCTTTCCAGACGCTTTAGTAAAGAAGAATGGGAAACATTAGATGTTGATAAATACATAGCTGAACTTCATGAAATTAATTCTATGGGAAAGTATAATTATTATTTAAGGATTTTTGCTGCAGGTGTAGCTGCAACAACTTCTATGATGATGCTTGGCGGTAATAGTAAGGATTTTATACCTACCTTTGTAACAGCTGTATTGCTGCAGATATTTGTCTTATTTCTTGAAAAAGTGGGATTTCCCAATTTTATTGTTAATTGTTTTGGTGGGGGATTTGTTACTGTCTTTGGCATATTGTTTTCGCAAATGGGAATGGGATCCTTGGATATGATAATAATAGGTTCAATTATGACATTGGTGCCAGGGGTTGCAATAACAAATTCTCTTCGTGATATTATCTCTGGAGATCTTGTCTCAGGAACATCTAGGGGCGTAGATGCACTTATTGCAGCTACGGGGATAGCTACAGGTGTTGGGGCATTTTTAAAAATATGGGCTATGGCGGGAGGACTAAGGTGA